The Streptomyces sp. NBC_00670 genome window below encodes:
- a CDS encoding alkene reductase: protein MTSLFDAYRLGGLALPNRTVMAPMSRVRAAAGGLATPSMATYYAQRATAGLIVSEGVHPSLVGQSNPGTPGLHTDAQADSWRQVTAAVHTNGGRIFAQLMHGGRVSHPDTTGSRPVGPSAVAATGEVFTPTGPQPAPVPRALETDEVAEHALSYAEAARRAVDAGFDGVELHGANGYLISQFLSSNANLRTDRYGGSTAHRIRFAVEAVAATVDAVGAARTGIRLSPGGTFWGVEEEDVPGLYAALLTELARLEPAYIHLEATAEEEVLRGLRRAWPGTLVMNPVTPMGARQTGRAEADHWLGLGADLISFGRGFLANPDLVERLRTGAPLAPADEATYYMGGDKGYLTYPAYQHAA, encoded by the coding sequence ATGACCAGCCTCTTCGACGCCTACCGACTCGGCGGACTCGCCCTGCCCAACCGGACGGTGATGGCACCCATGAGCCGCGTCCGCGCCGCGGCCGGCGGCCTGGCCACCCCCTCGATGGCCACGTACTACGCCCAGCGCGCGACCGCCGGACTCATCGTCTCCGAGGGCGTGCACCCCAGCCTGGTCGGACAGTCCAACCCGGGCACCCCGGGACTGCACACCGATGCGCAGGCCGACTCCTGGCGGCAGGTGACGGCCGCCGTGCACACTAACGGCGGCCGGATCTTCGCCCAGCTGATGCACGGCGGCCGGGTCTCCCACCCCGACACCACCGGCAGCCGGCCCGTGGGCCCCTCCGCCGTCGCCGCCACCGGCGAGGTGTTCACCCCGACGGGCCCCCAGCCCGCGCCGGTGCCCCGCGCCCTGGAGACCGACGAGGTGGCCGAGCACGCGCTGTCCTACGCCGAGGCCGCCCGCCGCGCCGTGGACGCCGGCTTCGACGGCGTCGAACTGCACGGCGCCAACGGCTATCTGATCTCCCAGTTCCTCTCCTCCAACGCCAACCTGCGCACCGACCGCTACGGCGGCTCCACCGCCCACCGCATCCGGTTCGCCGTCGAGGCCGTGGCCGCCACCGTCGACGCCGTCGGCGCCGCACGGACCGGCATCCGGCTCTCCCCGGGCGGCACCTTCTGGGGTGTCGAGGAGGAGGACGTCCCCGGGCTCTACGCCGCGCTGCTGACCGAACTCGCCCGCCTGGAACCGGCCTACATCCACCTGGAGGCCACCGCCGAGGAGGAGGTGCTGCGCGGGCTGCGCCGGGCCTGGCCCGGGACGCTCGTCATGAACCCGGTGACCCCCATGGGCGCCCGGCAGACCGGTCGCGCCGAGGCCGACCACTGGCTCGGGCTCGGTGCCGACCTCATCAGCTTCGGCCGCGGCTTCCTCGCCAACCCGGACCTGGTGGAACGCCTGCGCACCGGCGCCCCGCTCGCCCCGGCCGACGAGGCCACCTACTACATGGGCGGCGACAAGGGATATCTGACGTACCCGGCGTACCAGCACGCGGCCTGA
- a CDS encoding MerR family transcriptional regulator, giving the protein MRIGELASRAGVSVRSVRYYEEQGLLTSVRSASGQRHYTEEEVERVAFIQRMYTAGLSSRTVAELLPCVDAPSTDNSDAALERMAQERERLSRHIEELVETRDALDRLVAVARAHRETLRSPVAG; this is encoded by the coding sequence ATGCGCATCGGGGAGCTCGCGTCACGGGCCGGGGTCAGCGTCCGGTCGGTGCGCTACTACGAGGAGCAGGGGCTGCTGACGAGCGTGCGCAGCGCGAGCGGGCAGCGGCACTACACGGAGGAGGAGGTCGAGCGGGTCGCGTTCATCCAGCGGATGTACACCGCGGGGCTCTCCAGCCGGACCGTCGCCGAACTGCTGCCGTGCGTGGACGCGCCCAGCACGGACAACTCCGACGCGGCGCTGGAGCGGATGGCGCAGGAGCGGGAACGGCTGTCCCGGCACATCGAGGAGCTGGTGGAGACCCGGGACGCGCTGGACAGGCTGGTGGCGGTGGCCAGGGCGCACCGGGAGACCCTGCGGTCGCCGGTGGCCGGCTGA